AATCTAAAGATTCTAGATAATCAATTAATACAGGTGAACCGTAAATATGATCGCATGGTATATCGAAGTAGCCTTGTATTTGAGCCGAGTGTAAGTCCATCGCTAAAACTCTATCAACTCCTGATTTCTCTAGTAAATTGGCAGTTAATTTTGCAGTTATAGACTCTCTTCCTGAGGTTTTCCTGTCTGCCCTTGCATATCCAAAATAGGGAATTACAGCCGTTATTTGTCTTGCAGATGCTCTTTTACAAGCGTCAACCATGATCATGAGCTCCATTAAACTATCGTTTACAGGAGCGCATGTAGGTTGTACAAGGAATACATCACAACCTCTAATAGATTGCTGAATCTGAACATAAAGTTCTCCATCTGCAAATCTTTTAGATATTAAAGGTACATTTTCAATCCCTAAGTATGATGCAATTTCTTCAGCTAACTTTGGGTTTGTTGTCCCACTTACTAACCTTAATCTACTATTAGTTAGATTAAAGTTCGATTCTTTACTCTGCATTGCCGTGATAAAACTTGTCACGAAATTTGCACCATAAAACTATATTATCATCGTAGTCGTTTATGTGAATTTAGCAAAAGATAATGACTAGATATTTTCAAAAGACACCTCAATTAAGCAAAAATTTGTTGAATAAAAATTAATATTTATATTTATCCAGGCGTAAAAATCAGCAATGATATTTGTCAATTAAAAAAAATTTGTATAAGGTTGAATTTAGAGAAATAAAAACACGTTAAGTTTAAAGAATCAAAATATATTGAAAACATGCCTATAGAGTCAATTATTGCAAGAAAATCATTAGGCGTACTTATGCATCCAACATGTATTCCGGGAGGAAGAGTATGTGGAACTTTTGGGAGAGGAGCTAAAGAGTGGATAAGAAAACTTCATAAGCATGGAATTGAATACTGGCAATTTTTACCTCTTACACCTACTGACTCTACAGGTTCACCATATAGTTCCCCATCTAGTTTTGCACTAAACCCATGGTTTTTGGATATGGATGATTTAATCGAAAAAGGTTTTATCTACATCTCAGATAAAGAAAATCTAGGTCCAACAAATCAGAATAAAGATCATTTTGATTTTGATATTGCAGATGACCTAACAAAAAAATTAGGTCACCTCCTTTTGCAAGGTTGGAGTTCACAATCTGAAGAAAGAAAAATTAATTTTAACAAATGGGTCAGTAGGCATTCTTGGGTTGAAGATTATGCAACATTTGTTGTTATCAGAGAGGAATTTAATATGTTGCCTTGGTGGGAATGGCCTCAAGAATTTAAAATAAAAAATAATAAGTTCTTAAAATCGTGGATTAAGAAAAAAAGTGAAGAGATACTTATTAAAAAATTAATACAGTGGCATCTTCATGAGCAATGGAGTGTCATTAAAAACTTTGCAAAATCAAGAAATATTAAGCTGATAGGAGATTTGCCTTTTTATGTCTCTAGAGACAGCGCCGACGTATGGAGTAATAAATCATTATTTTCAATTTTTAAAAATGGAGATTTAATCTTTCAAAGTGGGGTTCCACCTGATTATTTTTCATCAACAGGACAATTATGGGGTACCCCAACTTACTTTTGGTCAAAGCATAAAAGGACTAATTTCAATTGGTGGAGAAAAAGATTTCAAAGACAATTTGAACTTGTGGACATATTAAGATTTGATCATTTCAGGGGTTTAGCAGGTTACTGGAGAGTTAATGGCAATTCTAAAACGGCAATTATTGGAAAATGGATAAATTCTCCAGGTAAAACACTATTAAATAAAGTAAAAAAGGATCTAGGGGGTAACTATCTACCTATTATTGCGGAGGATCTGGGAGTAATTACTCCAGATGTAGAGAAATTAAGGAAAAACTTTGAACTACCTGGCATGAAAATATTACAATTTGCTTTTGATGGCAATGAAGATAATCCTTATTTACCAAAGAATATTGAAGGAGAAAATTGGGTTGTTTATACAGGTACTCACGACAACTCTACTTCTGTTTCATGGTGGAATAATTTAGATTATGAATCCCAAAAAAGAATAAAAGATGAATATAAATTTTCAGAAAATCCTTCTTGGGATTTAATAGAAATTGGCATGGGGACAAATGCTAATCTTTTTATCGCTCCATTACAAGATCTCTTATCTCTAGACGATTCAAGTAGATTAAACAAACCTGGGACCACAAAAAATAACTGGAAATGGAAGTTAAATTGTCCTTTAGAAGAAATAGAAAATAATATAAAAATGTTTAGTGAGATAGGAAATAATTTTGGGAGAACTCTAATATAGATATTTTTAAAAATTATTTATCAATAATTTGATTTTCAATATTTTGAATCTCGATAACATTTACATTTAAAATAAAGTATCTCTTTAATATAAAAATAGTTAAAACTAATATAAAAAAATACAAAAGACTTCCTTGCCATGTATTGACAAGATCAAATTTCCTAAACATAAAATCCTTTCCCTTTTTCTTTAAAATTTTTCTTTCTTTAACTGCTAAATTTATTAACGTATTTTTTTTTAAAACTAAGCATTCCTCTAATTTAATTAATATAGATCTTATAAAAGGATACTCTGGCCTAGTACTTTTATTATTATTTTCAATAGAGTTTATTATTCGTTCAGGGATTTTTGAAATGTATGACAATTCTTTAATTGTAAGGTTTTGTTGAATTCTTGCGTCTTTTACTAACTTTGCAATTTCTAAAAATTGGTCAGCCATTCTAGGACTAAATTCTTTATTTTTTTCAGATTTTTTATTAAATAAAAAGAGATTTTTCAAAATTTTCATTTAATCTTCCAAAGCTAAATAATCCTTTTAATTCTCATTTTTAAAATATTACATCTAATTCTAATAGAATTAAATTCATAGGTAAGTTAATTAACTATAAATATAAAAACTAAACTGTTGAAATAATATTTTGTACTGCACTTTTTGCAATATTCAGAGGGCTAAAAGTATCTCTAATTAAAGCTAAGAGTTTTTTTGCATTAGTAAATTCTAATTTTTCATCTTTTATAAGACTTAAAAGAAGATTCTTCCTAACTTCGGATCCTTTTTTACTGACAAATAATTTCAATCCAGCGTTCGCAACTGGTATGAGATCTGAATTAATATTCTCTGAATCTCTAAATAAAATGTTTAATAAACTTTCAACTTTTTCTACTTGGATTTGACCTTTTTTATCAAAAACGACTTCTAAAAGTATGTCTAAAATCTCTTCAGAATTATCAGTAAGTAGTTTTTTAGCAATATATGGATAAGCTATTTTTAAAATTTTAAATTCAGGATCTAACCTTAGTGCTAACCCTTCTTGACTAACAACGGCTCTTATTATTAAGGCAAACCTACTAGGAACTCTGAAAGGATAGGAATACATTAGTTTTGAAAATTTGTCAGTTACATTTTTAAGATTAAAATTACCAACCTCAGCGCCAAAAGATCCTCCAAGAACTTCTTTTAATGGTTCAACAAGTTTTTGAAGATCTTGTTCTTTGGTTAAAAAACCTAATTTCTGGAAATCTTCTGCGAGAAGGTAATATTCATCGTTTATTATGTGAACAATTGCCTTAATAAGAGTAAGTCTATCTGAATTTGTAATAGTATCCATCATTCCGAAATCAACATAAGCTAAATTCCCACAATCTGCATTTCCTCCTTTAAGAGCAAACATATTTCCTGGATGTGGGTCTGCATGAAAGTATCCAAATTCAAATAATTGCTGCAGACCACTGATGACACATGTTTTTATAAACGAAGAAGGTATTAAGTTATTTTCCTCTAGTAAAGCTCGATCTCTTAACTTAACTCCATCAATCCAAGAAGTTGTGATTACCCTTTTGGATGAAAACTGTTTTTCTAATTTAGGAATAAAAATATTTGGGTTTTCTTTAAATAAATTTGCAAACCTCAAAGCATTTTCGGCTTCTTTTTGATAGTCAATTTCATCAAAAAGTGCCCTACCGAATTCATCTATTATTTCTCCAATTCCGACACCTATATTTAATGGTAAGAGTGGAGATAAAAAAGTTCCCAAAAACCTTAAGATTACAACATCCCTTCTTATGAGAAAGTATAAATTTGGCCGTTGTACTTTCACAGCTAGATAAGAATTATTTATTTTTGCTTTATAAACTTGACCTAAGCTTGCTGAAGCAATAGGACTATCTGGAAACTCTTCAAATAATTCATTAGCAGGGGAATCAAGTTCCTCTTCAATGATTTTTAGAGCAATTTTGTGATCAAATGCTGGGAGATTATCTTGTAATTTTGTAAGTTCTGTAAGCCAATCTTGTCTAACAAGATCTGGTCTAGTTGAGAGTGCTTGGCCTAATTTGATAAAACAAGGTCCTAAATCCGTTATTACATCAAAAAGATATTTCGAAAGATTTTTTTGTACATTTTTATTTTTACTGTTACCTTGAAAAAGTATTCTTAAAAAAAGAAAAATAAAAGTTAAAAGGATATATAAAACTCTTGGGATAAAAATCCATGGTCTCAAAATCAACCAAAATAAGTCATCTTTTGCTGAATATTTCGAATAAGATCTTTTCATTAAAGTTAAAAAATATCAAAAAAGATTACCATGTAGTCCATTCTATATATGTCAATAATACTTTATGAGCATTTCATCTTTTCTAACTAAAAAGTTTTTAAAGTCTTTATTCTTTCCCGCTCATAACAGAGGGGCAGCTTTACCAAAGAAATTAGTGAAGTTATTAAAATATCCACCTGGGTATTGGGACTTGCCCGAACTGCCAGAAATAGGCTCCCCACTATCCCAAAGCGGATTAATTGCTAAATCTCAAAGAGAATTCTCCGACAAATTTGGGGCTAAAGGATGTTTTTTTGGAGTTAATGGAGCTTCCGGATTAATACAATCCGCAGTAATTGCATTGGCAAAACCAGGCGAAAATATCCTGATGCCTAGAAATGTTCATATAAGTGTTATA
This is a stretch of genomic DNA from Prochlorococcus marinus XMU1412. It encodes these proteins:
- a CDS encoding ribose-phosphate pyrophosphokinase — translated: MTSFITAMQSKESNFNLTNSRLRLVSGTTNPKLAEEIASYLGIENVPLISKRFADGELYVQIQQSIRGCDVFLVQPTCAPVNDSLMELMIMVDACKRASARQITAVIPYFGYARADRKTSGRESITAKLTANLLEKSGVDRVLAMDLHSAQIQGYFDIPCDHIYGSPVLIDYLESLDLEEIVVVSPDVGGVARARAFAKLMNDAPLAIIDKRRAAHNIAESLTVIGEVKGKTAILIDDMIDTGGTICSGANLLKKEGANRIFACASHAVFSPPSYERLSSKNLFEQVIVTNSIPVIHKDNFPQLKVLSVANMLGEAIWRIHEESSVSSMFR
- the malQ gene encoding 4-alpha-glucanotransferase; protein product: MPIESIIARKSLGVLMHPTCIPGGRVCGTFGRGAKEWIRKLHKHGIEYWQFLPLTPTDSTGSPYSSPSSFALNPWFLDMDDLIEKGFIYISDKENLGPTNQNKDHFDFDIADDLTKKLGHLLLQGWSSQSEERKINFNKWVSRHSWVEDYATFVVIREEFNMLPWWEWPQEFKIKNNKFLKSWIKKKSEEILIKKLIQWHLHEQWSVIKNFAKSRNIKLIGDLPFYVSRDSADVWSNKSLFSIFKNGDLIFQSGVPPDYFSSTGQLWGTPTYFWSKHKRTNFNWWRKRFQRQFELVDILRFDHFRGLAGYWRVNGNSKTAIIGKWINSPGKTLLNKVKKDLGGNYLPIIAEDLGVITPDVEKLRKNFELPGMKILQFAFDGNEDNPYLPKNIEGENWVVYTGTHDNSTSVSWWNNLDYESQKRIKDEYKFSENPSWDLIEIGMGTNANLFIAPLQDLLSLDDSSRLNKPGTTKNNWKWKLNCPLEEIENNIKMFSEIGNNFGRTLI
- a CDS encoding helix-turn-helix domain-containing protein, whose protein sequence is MKILKNLFLFNKKSEKNKEFSPRMADQFLEIAKLVKDARIQQNLTIKELSYISKIPERIINSIENNNKSTRPEYPFIRSILIKLEECLVLKKNTLINLAVKERKILKKKGKDFMFRKFDLVNTWQGSLLYFFILVLTIFILKRYFILNVNVIEIQNIENQIIDK
- a CDS encoding ABC1 kinase family protein, translating into MKRSYSKYSAKDDLFWLILRPWIFIPRVLYILLTFIFLFLRILFQGNSKNKNVQKNLSKYLFDVITDLGPCFIKLGQALSTRPDLVRQDWLTELTKLQDNLPAFDHKIALKIIEEELDSPANELFEEFPDSPIASASLGQVYKAKINNSYLAVKVQRPNLYFLIRRDVVILRFLGTFLSPLLPLNIGVGIGEIIDEFGRALFDEIDYQKEAENALRFANLFKENPNIFIPKLEKQFSSKRVITTSWIDGVKLRDRALLEENNLIPSSFIKTCVISGLQQLFEFGYFHADPHPGNMFALKGGNADCGNLAYVDFGMMDTITNSDRLTLIKAIVHIINDEYYLLAEDFQKLGFLTKEQDLQKLVEPLKEVLGGSFGAEVGNFNLKNVTDKFSKLMYSYPFRVPSRFALIIRAVVSQEGLALRLDPEFKILKIAYPYIAKKLLTDNSEEILDILLEVVFDKKGQIQVEKVESLLNILFRDSENINSDLIPVANAGLKLFVSKKGSEVRKNLLLSLIKDEKLEFTNAKKLLALIRDTFSPLNIAKSAVQNIISTV